The Pirellulales bacterium genome includes a window with the following:
- a CDS encoding PEP-CTERM sorting domain-containing protein, with translation MLMGEHLRKLSASVAGLGLLILIACVGPATADTISPELWVNVDGNDIQLPIVATPGTKPGTWNIAAGETFVELGDADPQDPNYGYYPDGKIGIDVAWDDATTDADPFVTGGISVLNFTGSTQIFTLNFLQPVIPSFAPSISSGSISIQVRDIFNSGAAQLTSTGGGAIYNPSIDGGLLAAGQLLSGTTLTVASAGQSAGTTASFGPIATGAVNTSISLQIQFSLTNLDLATGTSVFEVVPVPEPSSFALCGMGLAMLVAGAVRKRRSVRR, from the coding sequence ATGTTGATGGGGGAACATCTGCGCAAGTTGAGCGCTAGCGTAGCAGGACTTGGTTTGCTCATCTTGATCGCCTGCGTCGGTCCGGCCACTGCCGACACCATCTCGCCCGAACTCTGGGTCAACGTCGACGGCAACGACATCCAGTTGCCGATCGTGGCGACGCCCGGCACCAAACCCGGCACCTGGAACATCGCCGCCGGCGAGACCTTTGTCGAACTGGGAGACGCCGATCCCCAGGACCCGAACTATGGCTACTATCCGGACGGCAAGATTGGCATAGACGTAGCCTGGGATGATGCCACGACGGATGCCGATCCATTTGTCACGGGAGGCATCTCGGTGCTGAACTTCACCGGCAGCACGCAGATCTTCACGTTGAACTTCCTGCAGCCCGTAATTCCCTCGTTTGCTCCGAGCATTTCCAGCGGGTCGATCTCGATTCAAGTCCGCGACATTTTCAATTCGGGCGCTGCACAACTGACGTCGACCGGCGGTGGCGCGATCTACAACCCGTCGATCGACGGCGGCCTGCTGGCGGCTGGCCAACTCCTTTCCGGCACGACGCTCACCGTGGCCTCGGCCGGGCAATCGGCCGGCACGACGGCAAGCTTCGGTCCGATCGCTACCGGTGCAGTCAACACGAGCATTTCGTTGCAGATCCAGTTCTCCCTGACCAATCTCGATTTGGCGACGGGCACTTCGGTCTTCGAGGTCGTTCCGGTGCCTGAGCCGTCGAGCTTCGCGCTCTGTGGGATGGGTCTGGCGATGCTGGTCGCCGGCGCCGTGCGCAAACGACGTTCCGTCCGCCGCTGA
- a CDS encoding PEP-CTERM sorting domain-containing protein gives MATVTIEVDGGAHSESIAVPLIQDFQNPENYFGIGFTANSGGYYGLGSQMFPGFFSNEVLMAAVSGVSPNTGNRDTRGVTGGIVLTNITGLSHVYKVTFNLNDAANFASTATRGDTAHTASGPAGTSYESVAGSALYAAQIDGVTIATLLDDPQSFALQPTTSIAANADFGGPLANPTFPGGPLVDDISIVWEFELGSLAQASFNSDFYVVVPEPSSWGLLVAGMFAIACWRRRSR, from the coding sequence ATGGCCACCGTGACCATCGAAGTCGATGGCGGTGCACATAGCGAGTCGATCGCGGTCCCGCTGATTCAGGACTTTCAGAATCCTGAGAACTATTTCGGGATCGGCTTTACCGCCAACAGTGGCGGGTACTACGGGCTGGGATCCCAGATGTTTCCGGGGTTCTTCAGCAACGAGGTTCTCATGGCCGCGGTCAGCGGCGTGTCGCCCAACACGGGCAATCGCGACACACGCGGCGTTACCGGCGGGATCGTGCTGACCAACATCACCGGCTTGTCACATGTCTACAAGGTGACGTTCAACCTGAACGACGCCGCGAATTTCGCCTCGACCGCCACGCGCGGAGACACGGCACACACGGCCAGCGGTCCGGCTGGGACCTCCTACGAGAGCGTTGCCGGCAGTGCATTGTATGCCGCGCAGATCGACGGCGTGACGATCGCCACGTTACTCGATGATCCTCAGTCGTTTGCCCTGCAGCCGACGACGAGCATCGCGGCCAACGCCGATTTCGGCGGACCGTTGGCGAATCCGACTTTCCCGGGAGGTCCGCTGGTCGACGACATCTCCATCGTCTGGGAATTCGAGTTGGGCTCGTTGGCCCAGGCTTCGTTCAACTCCGACTTTTATGTGGTTGTGCCTGAGCCGAGCAGTTGGGGATTGCTCGTCGCAGGAATGTTCGCGATCGCGTGTTGGCGGCGCAGGAGTCGTTGA